One Dokdonia sp. Dokd-P16 genomic window carries:
- a CDS encoding ACP phosphodiesterase, whose amino-acid sequence MNFLAHIYLTDGLPMETIGNFMADGIKGKKYLKYSDDIQRGILVHRWIDSYTDSHPIVKQSTKRLHAKYGHYSGVIVDIIYDHFLAKNWQQYHSAPLDIYVGDFYKLLQDHHHLLTSRIQKMMIPMIEQNWLLSYATMEGIGTVLYNMNIRTKRRVAMDRAIEDLAEHYEAFEDEFTRFFKELQAFVALKLEEL is encoded by the coding sequence ATGAATTTTCTCGCACACATTTACCTTACTGACGGCTTACCTATGGAAACTATAGGCAACTTTATGGCAGATGGTATAAAAGGTAAAAAGTACCTCAAGTATAGTGATGATATACAGCGAGGTATACTCGTGCATCGCTGGATAGATAGCTACACAGATAGTCACCCTATTGTAAAGCAGAGTACAAAACGCCTGCACGCAAAGTATGGTCACTACTCTGGTGTGATAGTAGATATTATTTATGATCACTTTCTTGCCAAAAACTGGCAACAATACCACAGCGCACCACTTGATATCTATGTAGGTGACTTTTACAAACTATTACAAGACCATCACCACCTGCTTACGAGCCGTATTCAGAAAATGATGATCCCTATGATAGAGCAAAACTGGCTACTTAGCTATGCTACTATGGAAGGTATAGGCACAGTACTCTATAATATGAATATACGCACAAAACGTCGCGTGGCGATGGATAGAGCCATAGAAGACCTAGCCGAACATTATGAAGCCTTTGAAGATGAGTTCACACGCTTCTTTAAAGAATTACAAGCCTTTGTTGCATTAAAACTAGAAGAACTTTAA